Below is a window of Andrena cerasifolii isolate SP2316 chromosome 5, iyAndCera1_principal, whole genome shotgun sequence DNA.
CCTGACACAATTCTTCCGACCTCTTATTTTAACGTTTAAAGAAAAAGaacagaaaagaagaagaaaaaaagagacTGGCGACTAAAGCCTGAAACGTTACGCCCTACCAGTCGCAGCAACAAATTTAATCGACCAACTGCACGACCAATGCCCACCGGCAAATACGTGCTTCCCGCGACTTGGAAGAATCCAGAGATTAAACCAGATTACACCGACTAACGGCCGTACTCGAAATTCGCTCGCGTAAGAAGCCAATCGCGCCACGGTCGTTTCAACGCCGGTCGCTGTGCATTAGATAAAGCCTGTATTCACCGGGCAGTAAATAAACGCCGCTCCAAGACAAAAGGCGACGCGAGAttctgcaacaaaaaaaaaaatgagtgaATAGACGGAGCGGAGGGGGAAGTGTAAGAAATATAGCAAAGGCTCGGTAACCTCGCGGAAATAATCCCCCTAGCGTGCACTTGCTCCCTCTCTCAAAGGTGACTGTGAATTGGGAATacttaaagagaaaagaaaagaacacGATCCTGCCCAACTAACTAGTCGAAGCAAAGTAGGAGTACCTTCCACCCTCCCCCCACCCGCACCCCCTACTCTACCGTTTCTTGTCTCGTTGTATAAGGTTTCGCATTGTCTCGAGGAAACAAAAGGCAGGTAGCTTATGCCCCGCATTCAAAAGCTCACAAAGTTCAGTCTCAAGTGCTTGTCTTTCGCTCAGACCTCTGCTGCCCCCCCCCACTCTCCCCGAGCCACCACACCGCCCTCCCCCACCCTCGTTTCTCCGGCTtctatatttctcaattttctgtCCTTCCATTTACGGATTTCTATATTCAGCCGCTTCTACTTCAAGACCACTTTCCCGTGCTTTACCGGCTTTCCTTATTCCCCGCCATTCCCtttacctcccccccccctcctccctcttCACCGCCCCTTTCTGTTACTTTTCGAATTACCCCCGGCTGTCCTTACCACCCGCGCGTCGCCTACGCGCGTCTAACTTCTCCTCCTTCGGGTTTCTTTCGCTCAACCTCCTTCCCTTTGATGCCAGCGAacctaattaattaatattaagctGGCGAGGTAACCGTCTTCGACCCCAAAGGAGCATTTCGAATCGCCGCGCGACAATTTCGACTTTGATCGTTTCTCCCGCGCGAAAGAAGCGTCCCCTTTGAATCGCGACTGGGGGAAATTAGACTGCAGGGGACCGGCAACGTAATCCGCCGTTCCTGCGAGCGAATGGACAGTGGGCGGGAGAATGCGGGGCCTCCTTTCGAGGAAGATTCGCGTTCCTGGATCCCGTTTTAGACACCGGCTAGGATCGCGAATTACAACGACCAGCTTAGAAGCTATTTTACCTGTAAGAGATCGATCCGACGAGGTGTCTGCGTTGACCGTGCGATTTCTGAACCGTTTCAGACCGACGGGTACCTTACAGCATACCGTCAGATTGGAAGACACTGTGGTTCAGCAACATGGACGAGCTGCAGAGAGTGAACGACGCGAACGACAACAACACCGTCTCCAACGTCACGGTGCAGCTGGGCGGGACCGCCTTTCTGCATTGCAAAGTTCGCAATTTGGCAGAAAGAACGGTGTCCGACGCCGAGGTAAAGAACACTTGTTTATCGCCCCCGGCGCCCCCGGGCGTGAAACGCGGAAACCGGCGCGACGGGGGAGACGGCGATTTATCACGCCGACTGCGAGCGGCGGCCGGCCCCCCCCCCGGGCAAGAAGGCTGATCGACGATCGCCTTTACCTCCTGTTTCAGATATCCTGGATACGACGGCGCGACTTCCACGTCCTGACCAGCTCTATGTTCACGTACACGAACGACGAGCGGTTTCAGGTGCTGCACCCGGAGGGCTCGGACGATTGGACCCTTCAAATCAAGTACGTTCAAGAAAGGGACAACGGGACCTACGAGTGCCAGGTACTGCGAATAATAGCTCGCCGGGAAATCGTTAGCCCTCTGCTAGACATATTTGCCGTTGCTCAATAAGCTTTAAGCGCCCAGCGTTGATTGCCTCGAGTCAGtaatgaaattaataattacgCCAATAGATAGCCGGCTTCGATTCGAGTACACCGAGCCGTATTATTAGGATAATTAAAACAGAATGTGCGATAACTAGAATTGTCAGTGAATTACTCTAGGAACGATGGAGCACTGTGTGCTCCGAGCTAGCGCGGTTATCTGGTGTATTACTGAAGACAATTTCACTTAACTTTTACTGGAATCGTGTGAACTATATTCCGCTAGAGTTTCACTGGATGGTACTTGTTTCAAAGACTTCGCTCCCGAAGAAAGTTTCACCACCTAAGGACCTGAATATTTCAAACGCGATTCGTGGACCTACGCTTTTCGCTCTTAACGGTTATTGGCTAATTAAGCCTGGACCTGTACGTTTCGTAGAAAAGAAAAAACTGATATAATAAGTTGTCCTCGTTTTGTTGCCGTTATCGTGATATTACAGCGTCTCGTAAGATTATGCGAAGGAAGGGTGGCTAAGTGGGGCATTTCAGACGTAGAAAAGTCTCATTAAGAAGTGCCTCCCTGTTTAAAGGGATATTCTAACATCTCCTTCTTTGTTCAAGCTACTTCCATTCTTGTATTGTTCGCATTTATACTTTCAGGTCTCGAGGAGTACAGGGATAATATCACACTTTGTCAATCTAAACATAGTAATACCAGAAGCATTTATATTAGGGAGCGGCGAGCATCACGTCGACGTAGGATCCATTATAAATCTCGTATGCATAATAGAAAAGGTAAGACTCGACAAAGCCGATTTATATTCTTTACTAAATATGGAGCAACTTTGAAGAAGTTAAATATCCCTGACATCTCAGCTCGACTCATTACAGAACTGTAATTTTCATTAACTGTCCCCTGGTGGCACTGTCCTTACCGAAAATTCTCAGAGACAAATCGAGGATGTAGAATACGAAATCTCCGCAGTGAAGAATATGCGACAACAAGTTCGACTTTCTCGAGGAACAGAAACTTGTATAAAAAGGTTCCTTCTACATTCTCGATTCGTATACATATTTCATTCGGAATCATCTTCTCGGctgtagggattgcaaaattaccgactttttcgattaccggtaattcggtaaaatttttaatcaaaaccggtttaccgataatttaccggtagtttttaaggtattgaaaatataagagtaaactatatgtaatttatcgaattaccggtaaaaattttaggatatttctcgcgatttaccggtaaaccggtaaaccggtttaccggtattgcaatccctgcTCGGCTGCACCGTTCACCGCGGTCCACCCTGTAGACTCGGATTTCGTTTGCAAAGAAAACAAAACCTTTCCCCACCAGTTCTCACTCTTAACTTTCACCTGAAATCCACACGTTTATCGGGAATAATAAAATACCCCGCGTGTCTCCGCGAGTTCCCATTGATACGTAATAATCGCGCGGCGCGAATAAAGGCCGCGTAGCGTTCAGGTCTATCCGCTTAACGAAGGCGCATAGAAACGCGCAGCTCGCAGCTCGTGCGAACATTCAATGCGCCTTCGGCAGCCATGCGTACAGCGAAAAGACCTCTATGCGAAATAGGCGCAGCTTAGTCGCGAATACGAGAGTGGAAGTGCATTAAAGCGGCATCGCCGCCGCTGCGCTGCGGGCTCGGCACTATCGAGCAACGAAAATAAACTGTGGCGTTTCTTTTCTCCATCCACACGGGGTTGCCTCCTGTGCGGAgcgaaaaaaaagagaacgTTTCCTTCGAAGCACCTAACGCGAAAGGAAGACGAGCACGATCCTCTAATATATTCAATCTATTCAACGTTTTCGTCACTTTTCGATACCGATAGAATGCGTCTATGAattcccgcgcgcgcgcgccgaaTTGATAGTATTAAAAAGCAATATGGCTTCCGACAGGCGCGGCACAAGGCGATAGGGTATTCATAAATGCATTATGTATCGTGTCGCGCCGACCTGCGCGTCTATACCGCGCGAGATATAATGCTCGGGACGTCGACACGATAAACGCTCGGTACAGGCTCCAACTATTTCCCGAAATCCGCGAAGTCGGATGCAAAGAACAATTTTCTGCATCGCCTCGGCTGAGTGAAAGAGATGTACGTATACTCATGTTCGATGGAGCTCGGTGCAAGTGGCTGACTTCGTCGTTCGATTCCACTTCGTTCACTTCGCCCTGCTGCTTCATCCGCAACTCGTACCCGTGTTTGtcgaaaaaaaaacgcatcCGTATATCCGATCCTTTGCCCGTTCGGAAGGGCAACCGCGAAGCTAAACCACCAAAAACCAACTACCGGACGCGTCGAAAAGAAAAGTGACCGCTGATGTCGTTCGCTGTAACAATTATCCTAACTGAATTTCATTGCACCAGATGGCGTCGCGATTATCGGCCAACGTATCGATTCCTGTTAACGATCCTACCCCCTCGCAAGAAAAACAAAGTAGACAATGGTGTCTAAAATATACGATTCCTTTTCCTCTCGATAAATCCGGTTTACCTACGCGTCATCGCGGTCCACAGGAAAATAAACCGAATTGTGTAAGCTCTTTGTAACTGTTCACAATGATTAACGCGTCGAAGTTTGAGAACTCGTACTGCCGGTAATACAGTAACGTGCAACAGCTTTCGGACGGTTGCATTTTTGGCTCCATCTTGGAAGGAAATGAAAAGATGAATTTTAAACTGTGCTAAATTTGACACATTGCGCGTGCTTGCCAGCAAGTGCCCATAGAGGTTAATGAGTATGGTTAAGAATCTACGATCAACGATCACCGCATGCTGAATACGTTTATCGTTAAACTCTTTATACCAGAAGGATCGAGACGTTAGTGTTATACTGTCCAACTTCGTTTTGCCTATCCGAAAACTTTAACACCTCGCCATATTAGACAGAAGTATGTGACGCTCCTATACCTCGCCTACGGCGAAACCACGGGATGTTGTTCCGATGATAATTGTCCAAGGAATGAATGTCTGCTTTCACCCGTTTCAGAGTCCAACACCGCCGCAATACGTTTTCTGGTATCACAATAACAGAATGATAAATTTCGACACCACGCGATGCTACGTGTCCGTACAGACCGATTCCAGTTCGACTCAGAGTCGACTGACGATCCACCAAGCAGTGGAGTCGGACACTGGCAATTACACGTGCAACGCGTCGAATACCAAGCCGGCGTCCATCTTTGTTTTTGTCACGGAAGGTAAGgtcgcaggggggggggggagagattGAAACGAT
It encodes the following:
- the Dpr12 gene encoding defective proboscis extension response 12, which translates into the protein MRDRLSWYMVFLILPTILLARSLDKDRRVPYSIPSDWKTLWFSNMDELQRVNDANDNNTVSNVTVQLGGTAFLHCKVRNLAERTVSDAEISWIRRRDFHVLTSSMFTYTNDERFQVLHPEGSDDWTLQIKYVQERDNGTYECQVSRSTGIISHFVNLNIVIPEAFILGSGEHHVDVGSIINLVCIIEKSPTPPQYVFWYHNNRMINFDTTRCYVSVQTDSSSTQSRLTIHQAVESDTGNYTCNASNTKPASIFVFVTEGDKMAAIQRRKTSAAKNNICELLVLIVTIAIDAVLTR